ATCGGCTCTTCGAGGTGGGCGAGCGTGCCGTGCGGGCGCCCGAGCAAGTTGCGCAGCACCCGCCGCCGGACATCATCGATATCCGCGGTGCGCTCGCGCAGATACTCGTCTTCCGTTCGGGAAAACGCCTTCAGATGCCTGCGGATCACCTCGTCAAAAATGGCTTCGACATTCACATGCTGGCGCTTCAGGCCGTTGATGATCTCCTCGCGCAGGGCCTGATCCTCCAGCACCAGCAGATGGGCGTTGAGGATTTCCGCGTGCTCCTGGCCGAGATCCTCGGAGAGCTTCTTCTGGATCGTCAGGATCTGGTGGCGCGTCTTGATGAACGCCTCTTCAAGCCGCAGCACCTCATACGGCACTTGATCCTCGGCGATCGCCCGGCGCGGCACCGACACATCCTCGCTATCGAAGAACAGGGTCTTGCCGATGGCAATACCGGGCGCGGCAGGAATGCCTTTAAGGTGGATCATTTTCGTCGCTTCGGAATCGGGAGCTCCGGCAATGGCGTCGTCACTAACTCGACGAGCTGGGCTAAGGCCTCCTCGGCATCAACGCCCTCGGTCACAATCGCAATCCGCGACGCCGGCCCGGCCGCCAGGGTGAGCAGCCCCATGATAGACTTGCCATCAACGATTCTGCGGCCTTTTTTCACCGTGACGGAGCTCTGAAACGCTTTGGCCAGCTGCACGAAGAGGGCGGCCGGCCGCGCGTGGAGCCCTTGCGGATGAATCACGCTCACCGTCTGCTTCGCGATCGCCATCAGCCGGTCCCAATGCTCCACCGAAGGCGGCACTGCCAATCCACCAAGCCCTTCGGCGCGCGCGCATGCTCCAAGGTCCAAAAACAGATCACACATAACCCCTGATAGGTCCGCTCCAATCCCTCTTCGGATTCCGAG
This region of Candidatus Omnitrophota bacterium genomic DNA includes:
- a CDS encoding HPr family phosphocarrier protein, whose protein sequence is MAKQTVSVIHPQGLHARPAALFVQLAKAFQSSVTVKKGRRIVDGKSIMGLLTLAAGPASRIAIVTEGVDAEEALAQLVELVTTPLPELPIPKRRK